The Paludisphaera rhizosphaerae genome segment AAGTCGGGGACGCCTCGGAGGGCCGATTTGACGAGGTCGCGGACGTCGGCTGAGATGTTCACGTAGTCGATCGGTTCGGCGGTCGGCAGGAAGCCGACGTTGCCGCCGATCGAGTTGCCGACGATCTCCATGGAGTTCGGCAGCGCGGCGATCCGCTTCGGGGTCGTGCTGAAGACGCTGAGCACCTCGTAGACGGTCGCAGCGAAGGCCTGGGCGAATTTCTCCTTGGCGTCGGGGAACTTGAAGTAGATCCGCGTCGTCTCGCCGGCGAAGGCGATCGGCTGGGGGGCCGAGAAGGTCAACGACGCCTGGGTGGGGGCGGTCACGCCCGGCACCGGGGCGCTGAGGTAGACGTGCTGCAGACCGTTGGTGTCGGTCTTGATGGCGATGATCGTCGTCAGGCCGGTGATCCCGCCGCCGGTCACCTGCATGCCGATCGCCAGCTCGTCGCGGTTCTGGTCGAAGGTCAGGATCCGGTAGTCCTTGCCGCCGTTGTCGGTGTCGGACGAGATGTTGGCGGTGTACGTCTTGGAGGTGAATCCCTTGAACTGGTCCTGATAGTAGGCCGCCCACGAGTACCAGAGGTTCGTCAGCTTGGCGGCGTAAGGATCGCTCGCGGGATTCAGGAAGGTGAAGGTCTGAAGCGAGTCGTCGGGGGCCTTGTCGTTTTCGTCCAGGAACACCGTGTTGGTGGCCGGGACGACCCTGTCGACTCTCCCCAGCACTTTCCCGCCGTCGCCCGTGACGATCATGTCCTTGTCGAGCGCTCGGAGGATCTTGTCGACACCCGGGACTTCCGTGATCACCGCGCGGTTCGGGGCCTTGTACCTCCCCGAAAGGGCGTACTGGATGGGGCCGTCGCCGCCGCTGGAGAGCATCCAGTGGTTGTTCGGGCCGAAGGGCCGGCTGTACGACGATCGAATATTGGCCAGCGGACTGGCGAAGAGGATGTTCGCTCCGCCGGGGATCCGCAGGCCGACCTTCTCGTTGGCTGCGCTGTAGTTGGGGTTGAAGAACGTCGGCCAGCCGAGGTTCTTCCCCTTGGTCCGGAAGTAGCTCCCCAGACCGTTGGCCGGCGTGTCGCTGGTGAAAGCCCGGATCGCCGTCTGCAGGCTCCCCACTCCCAGGTAGGACTGCTTGGCTCCGATCCAGCCGTAGTCGCGCTTGACGTTGGTGTTCGGGACGGGGACGTCGGTGGCCTCCATGGCGATCGGCAGCAGCAGGTGGTCGACGTAGGAGACGTCGTAGTTGATCAGGGTGGTGATCTGCTTGGGGTCGATCGGGTTGACGAGGTCGTTGATCTTCTGCATGAACTCCTTGTCGCGGATCGTGAATTCCAGGAGCTGTTCGGGGGCGTCGGCGCCGGGATTCACCGGCGCGTCCTTGTCCTGGGCGTGGTAATACATCACGATCCCGTCGCCGCCGCTGCTGTCGGCCGCGTCGACGACGTAGCGCGCGGTGTCGCCGCCTTTCAGGTTCTTGTAGAAGAAGAAGAACGGATTGGTGATCGGGCTGCTCTTGCTGGTGTTCGGGTCGCTGGGCAGGAAGTCGGTCGGGTCCGTGGCGATGGCCGCGCGGCCGGAATCCCAGAAGACCAGCGGCACGTCGATGGTGATCGAGTGGTCGGGCTCAAGGCCCAGGTAGAATTTGTCGCCCACCTTGTACCCGATGTAGCCGCGATACTCCTCGTTGTTGGCGTCGAACGGGTCGTAATAGCCGGCGCCCTTGGATTTGCCCGTGTTGGGGTCGTAGAGGAACGGGTAAATCGTCTCCTTGGTGTTGTTGTAGAGCGTGATCTTCTTGATCGGCACGTTCCCGACGAGGTCGTTGCCGGTGAACAGCACGTCGCTCAGGCTGGCGACGGTGTTGTAGCGGCCCGGCGAGCCCTCGGGCGCCAGCGGCATCTCGAGCGGATCGGCCGACATCATCGACCGTTCTTCCAGCCTCCCGACCTCGGCCTTGAACCGCTTCTCGCGGCAGCGATTCTTCCGACCGTCGCTCGTGAAGAGCGATCGAAGGAGGAGTCGAGACGGACGGTCGGCGAGCGTGGGGCGGGTCATGTCGTCAATCTCCGATGGAGAAGGCCCGTCGTTGGGCCGTCGGCTCGTCAGAGCGCCGCAAGAAGGAGAAGGGACGTCGTCGACGGCTCCTTGAAGTCGCTTTCGAGGGTTGAAAGCGCTCCTGCGGAAGCTGAGGGCGTATCAATACGTTTGACAGAGTACGACGTTTCGAGAAGCCTGAGAACTTGACACGATGAAACTTGGGCGATCGAAGCTCACCGAAGCCGATGCGCCGCCCAGACCCTGGCCGGTCGCGGCCGGATGTTGCGGATTCGGACGGTGGTCTGCATCGCGGCGTCGAGCGTCGTGTGGGTCGGGCTCTGGAGTTGGAGGACGACCGTCTCGCCGGGGTCGAAGACGTGGTCGGCGACGGCGGTCAGGCGGATCGTCGTCCGCGAGGCGCCGGCGGCGAACGTCACCAGGCCGTTGTTGGGAAGGGGCAGGTAGTCGTCGGCCGTCGCCGTGCCGGCCGCTCCGACGACGACCTGGACGCTCGCGGCGGAGGCTCGGCCGTCGGTTCGGATCAGCGTGATCGCAATCGAGCGGCCTTCGGCGACGGCGGCGGTGGGCCTCGCGAACCGGATCGACGAATGGACGCCCAAAAGGCTGAGGACCTGCTTGGGGTTGGCCGAGCCGTTGGCGTTGTTCAGCCCGTTCAGGCCCATGTGGGGCTCATAGGCGTTGGGCGTGGTCTTCCAGGGTTGGTCGAAGGCTTCCCCCCAGACGAAGGCGAACTGGCCGGCCTGCGCGGCGTCGTAGGCGATCTTGTACCAGTCGTACTGGTTCTGTTGCGAGGCCAGCGGCCCGCCGTCCGAAGGGTAGAACGCCTCCTTCGCGACCACGGGCCCACTCGTTTTATTGGCCCCGATCGCGAACTGGTAGAAGTACGAGACGTTGTTCCACATCGTCTGGGGCGTGGTCGGCTGGCCTCCCCAGATGAAGTAGTCGGTGTTCGGGAAGAGCCAATCGCCCAGGCCGAGAAGCTGCGTGCTGTAGGTCGAGCCCGTGTAATACTGGCCGCCGGGCTCCGAGGTCGTCGTCGGCTTGTGGGTCGCCTGCTGGACCTGGGCGACGGCCGCGCTCAACTGGTCGTAGGTGTATCGACCGTCCTGG includes the following:
- a CDS encoding Calx-beta domain-containing protein, which encodes MNRLPRSPRRSRPGLEALEARLVLTGDPALFAALKNAGFHWVDYAPSYDSLTDPYNANPSDAKITADLTSLFQQGFRGLVTYTLQGTYANIPRIAKSVGFQYVLAGVYNVTDQAEIAAASSPGVLPYADGFVVGNEGIQDGRYTYDQLSAAVAQVQQATHKPTTTSEPGGQYYTGSTYSTQLLGLGDWLFPNTDYFIWGGQPTTPQTMWNNVSYFYQFAIGANKTSGPVVAKEAFYPSDGGPLASQQNQYDWYKIAYDAAQAGQFAFVWGEAFDQPWKTTPNAYEPHMGLNGLNNANGSANPKQVLSLLGVHSSIRFARPTAAVAEGRSIAITLIRTDGRASAASVQVVVGAAGTATADDYLPLPNNGLVTFAAGASRTTIRLTAVADHVFDPGETVVLQLQSPTHTTLDAAMQTTVRIRNIRPRPARVWAAHRLR